The following proteins are encoded in a genomic region of Triticum dicoccoides isolate Atlit2015 ecotype Zavitan chromosome 1B, WEW_v2.0, whole genome shotgun sequence:
- the LOC119303058 gene encoding trimethyltridecatetraene synthase-like — MEQTPTMPMAMALVTILILVLSSVLYLRGRRKALNLPPGPRGWPVLGSLGALAGAIPPHRALAALASRHGPLMHLRLGSYHSVVASSADAARLVLKTHDLAFADRPPTTAGEHVAYGYRGVLHTPYGAYWRMARRLCTTELFSGRRVDSYEYIRRQEVRALVRGLFRRGGRAVAVWEHLVDATLRNVLRMSVGDKWSACYGSAEGEEFRRAREEVFAVASAVSNVGEWVPWLGWLDLQGGVRRMKWLSKVYDRFLESILDDHDQERHKAATASSPAATRDLVDVLLLQLAEDGTSSSPEARLTRDGVKAFVQDIIVGGTESSAVVMEWAMSELLRRPDVAAAATDELDRVVGRGRWVEERDLAHLPYIDAVVKETLRLHPVGPLLVPHMARENTLVAGYDVPAGTRLLVNVWAIARDPTSWPDRPDEFRPERFAGSAVDVRGQHFELLPFGAGRRMCPAYGLALKVIGTGLANLLHGFAWRLPDGVSPEDVSMEELFGLSTRKKVPLIAVPEPRLPVHLYAAVD; from the coding sequence ATGGAGCAAACACCGACAATGCCCATGGCCATGGCCTTGGTCACCATCCTCATCCTCGTCCTCAGCTCCGTCCTGTACTTGCGCGGCCGGCGTAAAGCCCTGAACCTCCCACCGGGCCCGCGGGGGTGGCCGGTGCTCGGCAGCCTCGGCGCCCTCGCGGGCGCGATCCCGCCGCACCGCGCGCTGGCCGCGCTCGCTTCGCGCCACGGCCCGCTCATGCACCTCCGCCTTGGCTCCTACCACTCCGTCGTCGCCTCCTCCGCCGACGCCGCCCGGCTCGTCCTCAAGACCCACGACCTCGCCTTCGCCGACCGGCCCCCGACCACCGCCGGCGAGCACGTCGCGTACGGGTACCGCGGCGTCCTGCACACCCCGTATGGTGCGTACTGGCGCATGGCGCGCAGGCTCTGCACCACCGAGCTTTTCTCGGGGCGCCGCGTCGACTCGTACGAGTATATCCGGAGGCAGGAGGTCCGGGCGCTCGTGCGTGGCCTGTTCCGGCGCGGCGGCCGTGCCGTCGCCGTCTGGGAGCACCTGGTGGACGCCACGCTGCGGAACGTCCTGCGCATGTCCGTCGGGGATAAGTGGTCGGCCTGCTATGGCAGCGCCGAGGGCGAGGAGTTCCGGCGCGCGCGTGAGGAGGTGTTCGCCGTGGCCAGCGCCGTGAGCAACGTCGGCGAGTGGGTGCCGTGGCTCGGGTGGCTCGACCTGCAGGGCGGCGTCCGGAGGATGAAGTGGCTCAGCAAGGTCTACGACCGGTTCCTTGAGAGTATTCTCGACGACCACGACCAGGAGCGGCACAAGGCAGCGACGGCCAGCTCCCCTGCGGCGACGAGGGACTTGGTGGACGTGCTGCTGCTGCAGCTCGCCGAGGATGGGACGTCGTCATCACCTGAAGCCAGGCTCACGCGCGACGGTGTCAAGGCCTTCGTCCAGGACATCATAGTCGGTGGCACGGAGAGCTCTGCGGTGGTCATGGAGTGGGCCATGTCGGAGCTCCTGCGCCGGCCGGACGTCGCGGCCGCCGCCACCGATGAGCTTGACCGCGTGGTGGGCCGCGGCCGGTGGGTCGAGGAGCGCGACCTCGCCCACCTCCCCTACATCGACGCCGTGGTCAAGGAGACGCTGCGGCTGCACCCGGTGGGCCCGCTCCTCGTCCCGCACATGGCCCGGGAGAACACGCTGGTCGCCGGCTACGACGTCCCTGCCGGCACGCGCTTGCTGGTGAACGTGTGGGCGATCGCGCGAGACCCGACGTCGTGGCCCGACCGTCCCGACGAGTTCCGGCCAGAGCGGTTCGCCGGGAGCGCCGTGGACGTTCGTGGGCAGCACTTCGAGCTGCTGCCATTCGGTGCCGGGCGGCGGATGTGCCCGGCGTACGGGCTGGCGCTGAAGGTGATAGGCACCGGCTTGGCGAACCTGCTGCACGGGTTCGCGTGGCGGCTGCCGGACGGGGTCTCGCCGGAGGACGTGAGCATGGAAGAGCTCTTCGGGTTGTCGACGCGCAAGAAGGTGCCACTCATCGCCGTCCCGGAGCCCAGGCTACCGGTGCATCTCTACGCCGCCGTGGACTGA